The window CCCATTTACCGGAACCGGTCTGTTTGGCGTCGATCGCCGCGACGATGCACTGGGTGCCGAACTTCTCGGCGGCTTCGGCGATCAGTCCCGGGTTCTTTACGGCGGCAGTGTTTATTGAAACCTTGTCCGCGCCCGCCTTCAGGATTGCCCGGATGTCCTCGACGGTCCGGATCCCACCCCCCACGGCGAACGGGATGAACACCTGCTCGGCCGTCCGGCGCACCATGTCGAGCACGATGTCCCGCCCCTCGGCCGAGGCGGTGATATCCAGGAACACCACCTCGTCGGCGCCCTCCCGGTCGTAGACGGCGGCCAGTTCCACCGGATCGCCGGCGTCCCGCAGGTTCACAAAGTTGACGCCCTTAACCACGCGGCCCCGGTTCACATCGAGGCAGGGAATGATCCTCTTGGCCAACATTATCCTTCTCCTTCCGCTCAAGAGCCAAGGCTTCGGCCAGGGTGATCGTGCCGGCGTACAGCGCCTTGCCGATGATCACGCTGTCCACGCCCAGGTGCTCCAGTTTTTTAAGGGCCCGGAGGTCCTCCAGCCGGGAGACCCCGCCCGAGGCAATGACTTTCAGTTCGGTATGCGCCGCCACACGCGCGATCTCTTCCAGGTTGGGGCCCTCAAGGGTGCCGTCCCGTTTCACATCGGTGAACACCACCCGCCGCACGCCCCGCCGGACTAACTCTTCCAGGAACGGCAGAACATCCGTTGCGGCCGTCTGCTCCCAGCCCTGCACGCAGACCCGGCCGTCCCGGCAGTCGACGCCCACCACGATCCGCTCCCCGTAGGCGGCCACCACCGCGTCCAGGAACTCCGGGTTAGTCAGGGCGGCGGTGCCCAGGATCACCCGGTCAACTCCGTGTTCCAAGTAGCACTTGACGTTCTCCGGGTTACGGATGCCGCCGCCCACCTGTACCGGGATGTTAACGCTTTTGACGATGTCCAGCACCACCCCGCTGTTCTGCGGCTTGCCCGTGAACGCCCCGTCGAGGTCCACCACGTGCAGCCGACGGGCGCCCTGCTCCTCCCAGGTCCGGGCCACAGCCACCGGGTCGGTGCTGTAAACCGTCTCCTGGTCCGCGCGCCCCTGAAAAAGCCGTACACAACGGCCCCCGCGCAGGTCTACCGCCGGGATGATCAGCATTATTCAATCATCCTTCCAAAGTTCCGCAGGACCTGAAGCCCCAGGGAACTGCTCTTCTCCGGGTGGAACTGGATGCCGAATACCTTGTCCCGGCTCACCACCGAGGCGAACCGCACGCCGTATTCAGTCTCTCCCAACACGATTCCGGGGTCGGCGGGCGCCACGTAGTAGGAATGCACGAAGTAGAAACGGCTGCCGTCCGGAATCCCGTCGAACAGGGGCGGGGAACCGCGGAAAAACACCTGGTTCCAACCCATGTGCGGCACCTTCACTTCCGCGGGCAGCCGCCGCACCCGGCCCGGGAAAACCCCGAGG is drawn from Candidatus Desulforudis audaxviator MP104C and contains these coding sequences:
- the hisF gene encoding imidazole glycerol phosphate synthase subunit HisF translates to MLAKRIIPCLDVNRGRVVKGVNFVNLRDAGDPVELAAVYDREGADEVVFLDITASAEGRDIVLDMVRRTAEQVFIPFAVGGGIRTVEDIRAILKAGADKVSINTAAVKNPGLIAEAAEKFGTQCIVAAIDAKQTGSGKWEVYIHGGRTPTGLDAVEWARRVESLGAGEILLTSMDRDGTKDGYDLLLTRAVADAVRIPVIASGGVGTLEHIAEGLTEGGADAALAASIFHFGEYSIREVKEYLAARGIAVRL
- the hisA gene encoding 1-(5-phosphoribosyl)-5-[(5-phosphoribosylamino)methylideneamino]imidazole-4-carboxamide isomerase: MLIIPAVDLRGGRCVRLFQGRADQETVYSTDPVAVARTWEEQGARRLHVVDLDGAFTGKPQNSGVVLDIVKSVNIPVQVGGGIRNPENVKCYLEHGVDRVILGTAALTNPEFLDAVVAAYGERIVVGVDCRDGRVCVQGWEQTAATDVLPFLEELVRRGVRRVVFTDVKRDGTLEGPNLEEIARVAAHTELKVIASGGVSRLEDLRALKKLEHLGVDSVIIGKALYAGTITLAEALALERKEKDNVGQEDHSLPRCEPGPRG
- the hisH gene encoding imidazole glycerol phosphate synthase subunit HisH, whose amino-acid sequence is MTDKYIAVIDYGTGNLMSALKGLETAGWAAVITADPREVDRAAGVVLPGVGAFADAMANLRAAGMDKAILRAVSAGKPFLGICLGQQLLFEAGEEWGPTPGLGVFPGRVRRLPAEVKVPHMGWNQVFFRGSPPLFDGIPDGSRFYFVHSYYVAPADPGIVLGETEYGVRFASVVSRDKVFGIQFHPEKSSSLGLQVLRNFGRMIE